In the genome of Saccharomonospora viridis DSM 43017, one region contains:
- a CDS encoding acyl-CoA thioesterase, whose product MTETAVTGQKRDAEDAVHPFDEAIALDVVAEGWYVGRTHAAYANMVGPFGGVTAATMLRAVLDDPRRLGEALSLTVNYAGPVADGPFDILATPVRTNRSTQHWTITLTQDDVVTTTATAVFGVRRDTWSSTEVSMPAVPAADEVPVFKVPALVAWTRNYEMRYVEGALPDMDSEPQPDSTTTLWVRDFPARPLDVPALTALCDVFYPRVFRRRGTFVPAGTVSLTTYFHAGVEVVEEQSDQPILATARAADFGGGYFDQSARLWSGNGRLLATSHQLVYFKY is encoded by the coding sequence GTGACCGAGACCGCCGTCACCGGGCAGAAACGGGACGCCGAGGACGCCGTTCACCCCTTCGACGAGGCCATCGCCCTCGACGTCGTCGCCGAAGGGTGGTACGTGGGGCGCACGCACGCGGCGTACGCGAACATGGTCGGCCCCTTCGGTGGCGTCACGGCCGCGACGATGCTGCGGGCGGTGCTCGACGACCCCCGCAGGCTCGGCGAAGCGCTGTCATTGACGGTCAACTACGCGGGACCGGTGGCGGACGGCCCGTTCGACATCCTCGCGACACCTGTGCGCACCAACCGCTCCACGCAGCACTGGACCATCACACTCACTCAGGACGACGTCGTGACCACCACCGCGACCGCCGTGTTCGGTGTCCGCAGGGACACCTGGTCGTCCACCGAGGTGAGCATGCCCGCCGTTCCCGCGGCCGACGAGGTCCCGGTGTTCAAGGTGCCGGCACTCGTCGCGTGGACCCGCAACTACGAGATGCGCTACGTCGAGGGTGCACTGCCCGATATGGACAGTGAACCGCAACCTGATTCGACCACGACGCTGTGGGTGCGGGACTTCCCGGCGCGACCGCTCGACGTACCCGCGTTGACGGCTCTGTGCGACGTGTTCTACCCCCGTGTTTTCCGCCGTAGGGGGACGTTCGTCCCCGCGGGGACGGTGTCACTCACGACGTATTTCCACGCCGGTGTCGAAGTCGTGGAGGAGCAGTCCGATCAACCGATTCTGGCCACCGCCCGTGCCGCGGATTTCGGTGGGGGTTACTTCGACCAGTCGGCACGGCTGTGGAGTGGGAACGGACGGTTGCTCGCGACCAGTCATCAGTTGGTGTATTTCAAATATTGA
- a CDS encoding type II toxin-antitoxin system VapC family toxin yields the protein MIVLDTNVVSELLRRAPDAGVVAWVDRLPVESVFITAVTAAELRYGVARLPDGRRKQVLDVKIGELLTEDFEDRVLPFDTGSAAHYATIVAARERAGSPISAADAQIAAICRYYRARLATRNVGDFVGTGVELINPWEAPAE from the coding sequence GTGATCGTTCTCGACACGAACGTCGTGTCGGAGCTGCTGCGGCGAGCGCCGGACGCGGGAGTGGTCGCCTGGGTGGACCGGCTTCCGGTGGAGAGCGTGTTCATCACGGCCGTGACCGCCGCCGAACTGCGTTACGGCGTCGCCCGGCTCCCCGACGGCCGGCGGAAGCAGGTGCTGGACGTCAAGATCGGCGAACTGCTCACCGAGGACTTCGAGGATCGGGTCCTGCCGTTCGACACCGGTTCCGCGGCGCACTACGCCACCATCGTCGCGGCACGTGAACGGGCGGGAAGTCCGATCAGCGCGGCCGATGCGCAGATCGCGGCGATCTGTCGGTACTACCGCGCTCGCCTGGCCACCCGCAACGTGGGCGATTTCGTCGGTACCGGCGTGGAACTGATCAACCCATGGGAGGCCCCGGCGGAGTAG
- a CDS encoding FitA-like ribbon-helix-helix domain-containing protein: MATLTIRDFDDELKAALRVRAAEHGRSMEAEVRHILRTVLTKPSSTTGLATRIRRRFSDVEDASIEVPARTERPRAAELEE, encoded by the coding sequence ATGGCGACGTTGACCATTCGTGACTTCGACGACGAGCTGAAAGCCGCGTTGCGGGTGCGCGCGGCCGAACACGGTCGTTCGATGGAGGCCGAGGTCCGCCACATCCTGCGCACCGTGCTGACCAAGCCGTCGTCCACCACCGGACTGGCGACGCGGATCCGACGGCGGTTCTCCGACGTCGAGGACGCGTCGATCGAGGTGCCCGCCCGCACCGAACGTCCTCGCGCCGCGGAGCTGGAGGAGTGA
- a CDS encoding pyridoxal phosphate-dependent aminotransferase: MTRHSATLAINERLQARRAAGEKVLHLGFGEAGLPVLPQVGEVLANAVQRNGYGPVAGSERVRTAAAGYFTRRGLDTDPEQMLLAPGSKALLFGLLAALPGDVVLPRPSWVSYAAQAALVGKNVIGVPVPPEAGGVPDPEQLEARLSDAVARGGRPGVLVVTLPDNPTGTVAAPELVARVCEIAERYGLTVISDEIYRDLRTTEEFRSPAEFLPGQVVITGGLSKNMALGGYRIGFARLPEREHSSRLREELIGVASEVWSSLAAPMQEVAAWVLDEPEEVTAHIAASRRLHSAVSSAVHEVFVQAGAVCRAPQGPFYLYPDLEAFRPTLADRAIGTGHELAEYLLEEHGVGVLAGAEFGDDPAALRMRVATSLLYGDSEAQRWEALRSSDPVSLPWISASLEHLREALDALAKP; encoded by the coding sequence GTGACTCGCCACTCGGCGACCCTCGCCATCAACGAACGTCTGCAAGCCCGGCGAGCAGCCGGGGAGAAAGTGCTCCACCTCGGCTTCGGTGAGGCCGGTCTTCCCGTGCTTCCGCAGGTGGGTGAGGTGCTCGCGAACGCGGTACAGCGCAACGGCTACGGCCCGGTGGCCGGGTCCGAACGCGTCCGCACGGCCGCGGCGGGATACTTCACTCGACGCGGACTGGACACGGACCCGGAACAGATGCTGCTCGCGCCCGGCAGTAAAGCTCTGCTGTTCGGATTGCTCGCAGCGCTGCCCGGTGACGTCGTGCTTCCCCGGCCGTCATGGGTCAGCTACGCCGCCCAGGCCGCCCTGGTGGGCAAGAACGTGATCGGCGTTCCCGTCCCGCCCGAGGCCGGCGGCGTTCCGGATCCCGAGCAGCTGGAGGCCCGGTTGTCCGACGCCGTCGCCCGAGGCGGTCGCCCCGGCGTCCTGGTGGTCACCCTGCCCGACAACCCGACCGGGACTGTGGCCGCGCCCGAGCTCGTCGCCCGCGTGTGTGAGATCGCGGAACGGTACGGACTCACCGTGATCTCCGACGAGATCTATCGCGATCTCCGCACGACCGAGGAGTTCCGCAGCCCCGCGGAATTCCTCCCCGGACAGGTCGTGATCACCGGTGGTCTCAGCAAGAACATGGCACTCGGGGGCTATCGCATCGGATTCGCCCGTTTGCCCGAACGAGAACACTCGTCCCGGTTGCGCGAGGAGTTGATCGGTGTGGCCAGCGAGGTGTGGTCCAGCCTCGCGGCCCCCATGCAGGAGGTGGCCGCCTGGGTCCTCGACGAACCGGAGGAGGTCACCGCTCACATCGCAGCCAGCCGACGGCTGCACTCCGCTGTCAGCTCCGCCGTACACGAGGTGTTCGTCCAGGCCGGTGCCGTGTGTCGAGCGCCGCAGGGGCCGTTCTACCTCTACCCGGACCTCGAGGCTTTCCGTCCGACGCTGGCGGACCGGGCGATCGGGACCGGTCATGAACTCGCCGAATACCTGCTTGAAGAACACGGCGTGGGTGTGCTCGCCGGGGCGGAGTTCGGCGACGACCCCGCGGCGTTGCGGATGCGTGTGGCGACCAGTCTGCTCTACGGCGACTCCGAGGCGCAGCGATGGGAGGCGTTGCGTAGCTCGGACCCGGTTTCTCTGCCGTGGATCAGCGCCTCACTCGAGCACCTTCGAGAGGCGCTCGACGCGCTGGCGAAACCCTGA